One Yimella lutea DNA window includes the following coding sequences:
- a CDS encoding PcfJ domain-containing protein: MSVATLERTPTENLTLPREIAPNKHGHPRILLRDTSVKSWLDPQSGFLTPASHYRTILVIRPEGRWSIVHLQSIRKQGVSKNGKPWTRWMTGSIETFRLCRDGRVQRLTMSRRAGARWTGSHWVPIPKPDWLATQLGPDGSDLIRRHGLTEPRRADDLMPLFSYFGSLDAHSSAHIQRAMVGAPDLPTFTRNLFGVLRYRSDLVRAVAQSDLSTITVAHALRLVAPVDWIVQFLNSTRVENPWASNVGRIEKHLRNLDERSIRRLCLGQRAQMCDGAKVTLNGLGDLARFPVDPTVTRVESWADLHDRLARAQRDQLRRQQIERLGGMTRDLTVQQKPDVLRESISHVESSLVSAKLPDGYRITVPRTALDLVEWGDRLHNCIGGYAHAWNTGRSILGSVHHGGDLIGAFELVQPDSGNAWKVEQMLGKRNRGLEPEVRSAVEQAMTQAGVDVPQTYWGSR; the protein is encoded by the coding sequence ATGTCTGTAGCAACCCTGGAACGAACACCCACCGAGAATCTCACGCTGCCGCGTGAGATCGCGCCCAACAAGCACGGCCACCCGCGCATCCTGCTGCGCGACACGTCTGTTAAGTCGTGGCTAGATCCTCAATCCGGGTTCTTGACCCCGGCGAGTCACTACCGGACCATCCTGGTGATCCGTCCTGAAGGCCGCTGGTCGATCGTCCACCTCCAAAGCATTCGGAAGCAAGGCGTCAGCAAGAACGGGAAGCCGTGGACTCGGTGGATGACCGGTAGCATCGAAACATTCCGGCTCTGCCGCGACGGTCGCGTCCAGCGGCTCACCATGTCCCGCCGCGCCGGGGCCCGCTGGACGGGGAGCCATTGGGTGCCGATTCCGAAACCCGATTGGCTGGCAACTCAGCTCGGACCGGACGGCTCAGACCTCATTCGCCGGCACGGTCTCACTGAACCGCGGCGGGCTGATGACCTCATGCCGTTGTTCAGCTACTTCGGTTCACTCGACGCCCACTCGTCCGCCCACATTCAACGCGCGATGGTTGGCGCGCCGGACCTCCCGACGTTCACCCGCAATCTGTTCGGGGTGCTCCGGTATCGGTCTGACCTGGTGCGCGCAGTGGCGCAGTCCGACTTGAGCACCATCACGGTCGCCCATGCGCTTCGACTCGTTGCGCCGGTCGACTGGATCGTTCAGTTCCTGAACAGCACGAGAGTCGAAAACCCATGGGCGTCCAACGTAGGTCGGATCGAGAAGCACCTGCGCAACCTGGACGAGCGCTCGATTCGTCGGTTGTGCCTCGGGCAGCGTGCGCAGATGTGTGACGGTGCCAAGGTCACTCTCAACGGTCTGGGCGACCTGGCACGGTTCCCGGTTGACCCAACAGTGACTCGCGTCGAGTCGTGGGCGGACCTGCACGACAGGCTCGCTCGGGCCCAGCGTGACCAGTTGCGCCGGCAACAGATTGAGCGTCTCGGTGGGATGACGCGCGACCTGACAGTCCAGCAGAAGCCTGACGTGCTGAGGGAGTCCATCAGCCATGTCGAGTCGTCGCTCGTGTCGGCCAAGCTTCCCGACGGCTACCGGATCACGGTGCCGCGCACCGCTCTCGATCTCGTCGAATGGGGCGACCGGCTCCACAACTGCATCGGTGGGTACGCCCACGCATGGAATACCGGACGGTCCATCCTGGGGTCGGTTCATCACGGCGGGGACCTCATTGGCGCCTTCGAGTTGGTTCAGCCCGACTCCGGGAACGCCTGGAAGGTCGAGCAGATGCTCGGCAAACGCAACCGAGGGCTTGAGCCCGAGGTTCGCTCGGCGGTCGAACAGGCGATGACGCAGGCCGGTGTCGACGTCCCGCAGACGTACTGGGGATCGCGCTGA
- a CDS encoding ImmA/IrrE family metallo-endopeptidase, which yields MTTIDATGTLHDAKGRFAGRVAGEGDTDLSMEASQSGNYGALDRDARLKAMQADLSNAVEQLVESGQLTAYLDARAANGMSRWSTNNQLLAAVQVARREGITDVHEVLARMGTIDARGAKAWNAAGRKITSGKGSALYIQAPVTKWISVQDKDDPDKTVRRKVMVGTTPCAVFDVTQTDGDPVPQHPSRPAIGGTQEMLDGMRDWVVSKGYSYEEKEIPGCDPVTLKGTMAYVEPRSKSVVVDSRLSVEQKVQAASHEIGHVACGHVDDDAADYTTHRGRMESEAEAFSYLLRREGGLSSSDCEAFSPGYIAGWSRGDTKTVTAAIDHAAKSYEKFADEAGWNATESTTTES from the coding sequence ATGACGACTATCGACGCCACCGGTACCCTGCACGACGCCAAGGGCCGGTTCGCGGGGCGCGTTGCCGGTGAAGGAGACACCGACCTGTCGATGGAGGCGTCGCAGTCCGGCAACTACGGCGCGCTGGACCGGGATGCCCGCTTGAAGGCGATGCAGGCTGATCTGTCGAACGCGGTGGAGCAGCTCGTCGAGTCGGGTCAGCTCACCGCCTACCTGGACGCACGCGCTGCCAACGGTATGTCGCGCTGGTCGACGAACAACCAGTTGCTTGCCGCGGTGCAGGTCGCCCGCCGTGAAGGCATCACCGACGTCCACGAGGTTCTTGCCCGGATGGGCACGATCGACGCGCGGGGCGCGAAGGCGTGGAACGCGGCCGGACGCAAGATCACCTCCGGTAAGGGCTCGGCCCTCTACATCCAGGCGCCGGTCACCAAATGGATCAGCGTCCAGGACAAGGACGACCCGGACAAGACGGTCCGGCGCAAGGTCATGGTCGGTACGACGCCGTGCGCGGTGTTCGACGTGACGCAGACCGACGGTGACCCGGTGCCGCAGCACCCGAGCCGTCCCGCCATCGGGGGCACCCAGGAGATGCTCGACGGGATGCGTGACTGGGTGGTGTCCAAGGGCTACTCGTATGAGGAGAAGGAGATTCCCGGCTGCGACCCGGTGACTCTCAAGGGCACGATGGCCTACGTCGAGCCGAGGTCGAAGAGCGTCGTCGTGGATTCGCGCCTCAGCGTCGAGCAGAAGGTGCAGGCCGCCTCGCACGAGATCGGACACGTCGCGTGTGGGCACGTCGATGACGATGCCGCGGACTACACGACCCACCGGGGCCGGATGGAGTCGGAGGCCGAGGCCTTCAGCTATCTGCTGCGCCGTGAGGGCGGTCTGTCCTCCTCCGACTGCGAAGCATTCAGCCCCGGATACATCGCCGGCTGGAGCCGTGGCGACACCAAGACGGTGACTGCCGCCATCGACCACGCCGCCAAGTCTTACGAGAAGTTCGCCGACGAAGCGGGTTGGAACGCAACAGAATCCACTACAACAGAAAGCTGA